A stretch of DNA from Streptomyces caniferus:
TCGTCAACGAGAGCCCGCACCTCGACTTCCATGCGTTTGTCGTCGATCGCGGACAGCAGCGGAGTCCTGTCCCGTTGAAGATCCGTGATGACATCATTGTTCGACTCAAAGGCGTGGATCTTCCCGAAGGCCGCGACATCGGCTGGTGCGTCGACCGTCTTGAGGTCCTTGTTGAGGGCCGCACGATCGAGCAGGTTGAGGACAGGGCTCTACGTCGGCTCGGACCGATCGTGACGAAGATTCTGGGGCAGCCGCCCTTGACCACTGACATCGAAGACGTCCTGGTCTGGCTCGGAGCTCGCATCGCACGCGACGCCCTTACTCCAGTGCCACGCAAAGTGGGCCCCAGCGACTTCCAAGACATGCTCTACGAAGCGATCACACGGGCCACCGGACGAAGGCCGGACGGAACCACTGCGCCTCTCACGAAACTCACTGACAAGCTCGCGGTCGCCGGAGTCCCGGCAGACGAGGCGGCAGGACATTTGGACAACGCGCTGAAGTACCGTCGTGCCTGGCGTGCCAGCCTCGGTCCAGCCCGCGAGGCGATGGACGCCTTCGCCGATGAAGTCCACGCCATTTGCTCACGCGTCATGGCCGAACGACGCGCCGGACGCATCCCCGCCGGCTCAGAGGCATACTTCGAGACCTTGACCCGCGTGGAAGGCATCCCCGCGGTGAGTAGTGGCACCGTGTCCCTCGCTCGAGCTCACGCCGTACTTGCGGACATCACCGCGCGCTGTCAGAACCGGTACGCCGATGCTTCATAGCATTGGCGCGAGCGCCGTCCCGCCGCCCCACCGTCCATGGGACCCTGACGACTCGCCAGACTTTCACGCCTCTCGGCTACTGCTCCTGGTTGCCGAGTGCGGCAGCGCCCCCGGTCCTCATATCGCCGGCCGCACCAAGCTCGCGAAACTCGACTTCTTCCTGCGCTACCCGGCTTTCCTCGAGCGCGCACACACGGAACTCGCCGACACCCTGAGTGGACAGGGCGCTTTTCGCGCGTCGATGCCCGAGGAAGTAGAGGCCCCGATGATCCGGTACCGATTCGGTCCCTGGGATCCCCGCTACCGCCAGTTTCTGGCCTTCCTCATGGCCCGCGGTCTCATCACCATCACCACCAGCCACAGACCAGAGCGCGTCCGCTTGACCTCGGGCGGAAAGCGAGCGGCCGCAGCGCTGGCGGACATGGACGAGTTCCACCCCATCGTCACTCGATGCCGTGCGATGAGGGACAACCTGGCGCAGTGGTCCGGGACCGACCTGAAGAACCTTGTCTACCAACTATTCCCCGAGGAAGTAGCGGACCTCGCCTACCACCAGGAGATCAGGCCATGACGACGCACCTGACACCCTTCCGCAAAGGGCTGCGAGTCGAGTCGGTCACGCTGGTGCACAGGTCGGGCGAGATGGATACGTACGCGTTCAACACCGCTGGCCTCAGCGTTCTGTCTGGCGTCAGGAACAGCTCGAAGACCACCACGCTCAAGGCCATCGACTACTGTCTCGGCAACCGGGACAGCCCGACCGAGGCCCTGAAGGCGGCCGTCGCCGACGAGTACGTAGAGGTCAGCACCGAACTGACCTTGGACGGCACTCCAACGGAAATCCGGCGCAGCCTCCAGTACGGGCGCCAGAACAAGGTCGTACTGGACGGCGACGAATTCCCTGTCGGCGAGTTCTCCGACCGCATCCTGCACAAGCTTGGCTGGCCGATCCTTAGTATTCCCAAAGGCATCCAGGCCACCACCGCCACTGAGCTCACACCCCTGACGTTCCGCAGCGTGCTGCGCCACATCTACCGCAACGAGGACTCGTGGACTCAGTTCGCTGACAAGGAACAAGAGTTCCTGAGACGAGCCGTCATCAGCTATCTCTTGGGTTTCGCCCCGACCAGGTACAGCAACCACGACTTCGAGCTTGCGGCAGCACAACGCCGACTCGCACAGGCGCAGGCGGCCGAACGAGAGGTGCATGACAGCACAGACCGAGCCGTCGCAGCCGTCTGCGAGAACCTGCATCTGCCGACTCCCAGGAGCGAACAGCAGGTCAACTCCATCAAAATCGACTTGCGGGTCGAGCTCGACGCGGTTGTCAGGCAACGTTCCCAGCTGACCAGCGAAGTGGAGCAGCTTGTTGCCGGACGACGCCAAGAAGGCGATGCCGGGGCAG
This window harbors:
- a CDS encoding dsDNA nuclease domain-containing protein — protein: MSAAPADGGRRSRRGFAYQDAVTLLDCLDMHEGMWTQVSWEDLEDIVCRNGDAPAYRQVKTIEEAGKRHSVANVCAPDIPKKPETSYLAKLFLGKPLPAETRFTFIVNESPHLDFHAFVVDRGQQRSPVPLKIRDDIIVRLKGVDLPEGRDIGWCVDRLEVLVEGRTIEQVEDRALRRLGPIVTKILGQPPLTTDIEDVLVWLGARIARDALTPVPRKVGPSDFQDMLYEAITRATGRRPDGTTAPLTKLTDKLAVAGVPADEAAGHLDNALKYRRAWRASLGPAREAMDAFADEVHAICSRVMAERRAGRIPAGSEAYFETLTRVEGIPAVSSGTVSLARAHAVLADITARCQNRYADAS